The proteins below are encoded in one region of Fimbriimonadaceae bacterium:
- a CDS encoding GNAT family N-acetyltransferase produces MPEVEFRRFELGTDDVARLTRLLHACYASLLEQGLRFTATHQTDATTRRRLQGGRCWLAGSGGEWVGTVTWYEPRPYHDVAHYRDPAVAYFGMLGVLPSFRGQGLGRRLVELAEAEAREHGYRAMALDTSEDAPGLVKLYESWGYAVIGQHDWRPGVNYASLVLSKPLA; encoded by the coding sequence GTGCCTGAGGTCGAATTCCGGCGTTTTGAACTCGGGACTGACGACGTCGCGCGGCTGACCCGCCTGCTCCACGCTTGCTATGCGAGCCTTCTGGAGCAAGGCCTTCGGTTCACGGCGACCCACCAGACGGACGCGACGACCCGGCGACGCCTGCAGGGCGGGCGGTGCTGGCTGGCCGGCTCGGGCGGAGAGTGGGTGGGCACCGTCACGTGGTACGAACCGCGGCCTTACCACGATGTCGCCCACTACCGAGATCCGGCAGTGGCCTATTTCGGCATGCTCGGCGTCTTGCCCAGCTTTCGGGGCCAGGGTTTGGGACGGCGGCTCGTCGAGCTTGCAGAAGCCGAAGCTCGCGAGCACGGTTACCGGGCCATGGCGCTGGACACGAGCGAGGACGCCCCCGGGCTCGTCAAGCTTTACGAATCCTGGGGGTACGCGGTGATCGGCCAGCACGACTGGCGTCCAGGCGTCAACTACGCGAGCCTCGTGCTCTCAAAGCCCCTTGCCTGA
- a CDS encoding type II/IV secretion system protein, protein MSVQEQGNWGAAKKFRLILRESGQTREMGGNEMSLAVGIVDNIMMQALESKTSDIHLQPERDQLKIRFRQDGVLTETGFLPPEQAANVLARLKLAAGMRIDETREPQDGRIDMENDGRRLSARASCVPCLNGEKFVMRLLDPQSMKVELSALGMPPDVEAKWRQVIQVPYGLILVTGPTGSGKTSTLYASLNQLDSRKRNIVTVEDPVEYEFDHNIAQVQVTEKVGFPRVMRSFLRQDPDVMMVGEMRDPESLAIGIQAGLTGHLVLSTLHTNNAIESVGRMVDMNAEPYLIAGVLVAIMAQRLVRTNCPKCSAPHPYSKEELTAIGIGPSDMAGARLLKGAGCENCRGTGFKGRVGVFELMVANREVKEAVARNAGYAEFMETVRKQGFRTMLEDGKQKVLAGVTTPDEVVKAVYTQALE, encoded by the coding sequence ATGAGCGTGCAAGAGCAAGGGAACTGGGGGGCGGCTAAGAAGTTCCGCCTCATCCTCCGCGAGTCGGGCCAGACGCGCGAGATGGGCGGGAACGAGATGTCGCTCGCCGTCGGCATCGTCGACAACATCATGATGCAGGCGCTGGAGAGCAAGACCAGCGACATCCACCTGCAGCCCGAGCGCGACCAGCTCAAGATCCGCTTCCGCCAGGACGGCGTGCTCACCGAGACCGGCTTCCTGCCCCCTGAGCAGGCCGCCAACGTGCTCGCCCGCCTCAAGCTCGCCGCCGGCATGCGCATCGACGAGACCCGCGAGCCCCAGGACGGCCGCATCGACATGGAGAACGACGGCCGCCGCCTCAGTGCCCGCGCCAGCTGCGTGCCCTGCCTCAACGGCGAGAAGTTCGTCATGCGCCTCCTCGACCCGCAGTCGATGAAGGTCGAGCTCTCCGCGCTCGGCATGCCGCCGGACGTCGAGGCGAAATGGCGCCAGGTGATCCAAGTCCCCTACGGCCTTATCCTCGTCACCGGCCCTACCGGCAGCGGCAAGACGTCCACCCTCTACGCCAGCCTCAACCAGCTCGACAGCCGCAAGCGCAATATCGTCACGGTCGAAGACCCCGTCGAGTACGAGTTCGACCACAACATCGCCCAGGTGCAGGTGACCGAGAAGGTCGGCTTCCCGCGGGTGATGCGCTCGTTCCTGCGCCAGGACCCGGACGTCATGATGGTCGGCGAGATGCGCGACCCCGAGTCGCTCGCCATCGGCATCCAGGCCGGCCTCACCGGCCACTTGGTGCTCAGCACCCTGCACACCAACAACGCGATCGAGTCGGTCGGGCGCATGGTGGACATGAACGCCGAGCCGTACCTCATCGCGGGCGTGCTCGTGGCGATCATGGCCCAGCGCCTCGTCCGCACGAACTGCCCCAAGTGCAGCGCCCCCCACCCCTACTCGAAGGAGGAGCTCACCGCCATCGGAATCGGCCCCTCCGACATGGCCGGGGCACGGCTGCTTAAAGGCGCCGGCTGCGAGAACTGCCGCGGCACCGGCTTTAAAGGCCGAGTCGGAGTCTTCGAACTCATGGTCGCCAACCGCGAGGTGAAAGAAGCCGTGGCCCGCAACGCCGGCTACGCGGAGTTCATGGAGACGGTGCGCAAGCAAGGCTTCCGCACCATGCTCGAGGACGGGAAGCAGAAGGTGCTCGCAGGCGTGACGACGCCGGACGAGGTCGTGAAGGCCGTGTATACGCAGGCACTGGAGTAG
- the rplC gene encoding 50S ribosomal protein L3 translates to MLTGILGIKVGMTHIYDENGRSIPVTVVQAGPVYVTQVKTPDKDGYSAVQVGYGDQSDKHLTFPKFGHLKKAGLTKNVRHMKEFRVNDTGSFAPGQEIKVDIFAEGEDVSVTGVSKGRGFQGGVKRYGFKGQHMTHGYMTHRRPLSNGATGPQRVFKGSRRPGHMGDAQRTQKGLKVVKVDAERDLLLISGSVPGANGSLVTVNKEGKA, encoded by the coding sequence ATGCTGACAGGCATTCTAGGCATCAAAGTGGGGATGACCCACATATACGACGAGAACGGACGGTCGATCCCCGTGACGGTGGTGCAGGCCGGGCCCGTCTATGTCACGCAGGTCAAGACTCCCGACAAGGACGGCTACAGCGCGGTCCAGGTCGGTTATGGCGACCAGAGCGACAAGCACCTCACGTTCCCCAAGTTCGGCCATCTCAAAAAGGCGGGCCTTACCAAGAACGTCCGGCACATGAAAGAGTTCCGCGTCAACGACACGGGCAGCTTCGCGCCGGGCCAGGAGATCAAGGTGGACATCTTCGCCGAGGGCGAGGACGTCAGCGTGACCGGGGTCAGCAAGGGGCGGGGCTTTCAGGGCGGCGTCAAGCGCTACGGCTTCAAGGGCCAGCACATGACGCACGGCTACATGACCCACCGACGACCGCTTTCGAACGGTGCGACCGGCCCGCAGAGGGTCTTTAAAGGCAGCCGCCGGCCGGGGCACATGGGCGACGCCCAGCGCACCCAAAAGGGCTTGAAGGTGGTGAAGGTGGACGCCGAGCGCGACCTGCTGCTGATCAGCGGCAGCGTCCCCGGTGCCAACGGAAGCCTTGTGACGGTCAACAAGGAGGGCAAGGCGTGA
- the rpsS gene encoding 30S ribosomal protein S19 produces MARSLKKGYFIDDHLAKKIEAMNAAGEKKIIKTWSRRSTVTPDMIGHTIGVHDGRKHVPVFVTENMIGHKLGEFAPTRTYRGHDGSIPERGMKLR; encoded by the coding sequence ATGGCAAGAAGTCTTAAGAAGGGCTACTTCATCGACGACCACCTGGCCAAGAAGATCGAGGCCATGAACGCCGCCGGTGAGAAGAAGATCATCAAGACGTGGAGCCGTCGCTCGACGGTCACGCCGGACATGATCGGCCACACTATCGGAGTCCACGACGGGCGCAAGCACGTGCCCGTCTTCGTGACGGAGAACATGATCGGCCACAAGCTGGGCGAGTTCGCGCCGACGCGCACTTACCGCGGCCACGACGGGTCTATCCCAGAACGGGGGATGAAGCTTCGCTAA
- the rplV gene encoding 50S ribosomal protein L22: protein MEVRAVAKYVRVQPRKVRIVADEVRGKSAQQMVDVLRFHPSKGAFYLCKVIKSAMANAVENHGAYPEGLRIQTIMVDEGPHMKRIQARAMGRANRILKKTSHITVVVEDFEPGAKPKPHGTKAKSRPKFVAPKKGKAAKAEEAAAVEPEEVAEAAPVAAAEPEEATPVTVAEAPESEGGSTPEEEATETKEGENS, encoded by the coding sequence ATGGAAGTCAGAGCAGTCGCAAAATACGTCCGGGTGCAACCTAGAAAGGTGCGCATCGTCGCGGACGAGGTCAGGGGCAAGTCCGCCCAGCAAATGGTGGACGTGTTGCGCTTCCACCCCAGCAAGGGCGCTTTCTACCTGTGCAAGGTCATCAAGAGCGCGATGGCGAACGCGGTGGAGAACCACGGCGCCTATCCGGAGGGTCTGCGCATCCAGACCATCATGGTCGACGAGGGCCCGCACATGAAGCGGATCCAAGCCCGGGCCATGGGCCGCGCGAACCGCATCTTGAAGAAGACCAGCCACATCACCGTGGTCGTCGAGGATTTCGAGCCTGGCGCAAAGCCGAAGCCGCACGGCACCAAGGCCAAGTCCCGGCCCAAGTTCGTCGCCCCGAAGAAGGGCAAGGCGGCCAAGGCTGAGGAGGCCGCGGCCGTCGAACCGGAAGAGGTGGCCGAAGCCGCTCCCGTCGCCGCGGCGGAGCCTGAAGAGGCGACTCCGGTGACTGTGGCCGAAGCGCCCGAGAGCGAAGGCGGCTCGACCCCCGAGGAAGAAGCCACCGAGACCAAGGAGGGCGAGAACAGCTAA
- the rplD gene encoding 50S ribosomal protein L4 has product MSKFLDTLKGLGVSGNLLHRVVVAEEANARQGTQSAQTRAEVAGGGKKPYKQKKTGNARQGSIRAPHYAHGSMALAVKPRNYDKKVNKKERRLALMVAFAAKAQADSLVVVDKIAFENPKTKDAIALLAKHKLGKTKRVLILMAEHDEATYRSFRNLEGVEVRTVNGRDGKGEGFSTRDVVVAHKILIDKAGLDKLEQTYISKEEASK; this is encoded by the coding sequence GTGAGCAAGTTTCTCGACACCCTGAAGGGCCTCGGCGTGAGCGGCAACCTGCTGCACCGCGTCGTGGTCGCGGAGGAGGCGAACGCGCGCCAGGGCACCCAAAGCGCCCAGACCCGCGCCGAAGTCGCCGGCGGCGGCAAGAAGCCGTACAAGCAGAAGAAGACGGGCAACGCCCGCCAGGGCTCCATCCGCGCCCCGCACTATGCGCACGGCTCCATGGCCCTGGCCGTCAAGCCGCGCAACTACGACAAGAAGGTCAACAAGAAGGAGCGCCGCCTGGCCCTCATGGTCGCTTTCGCGGCCAAGGCACAGGCGGACAGCCTGGTCGTGGTCGACAAGATCGCTTTTGAGAACCCGAAGACCAAGGACGCCATCGCGCTGCTGGCCAAGCACAAGCTCGGCAAGACGAAGCGGGTGCTGATCCTGATGGCCGAGCACGACGAGGCGACCTATCGAAGCTTCCGCAACCTGGAGGGCGTCGAAGTCCGCACGGTCAACGGCCGGGACGGTAAGGGCGAGGGCTTCTCGACGCGCGACGTCGTGGTCGCCCACAAGATCCTGATCGACAAGGCCGGCCTCGACAAGCTTGAGCAGACCTACATCTCCAAAGAGGAGGCGAGCAAGTGA
- the rplB gene encoding 50S ribosomal protein L2, with product MPMRRMKPTSPGRRHMIASTYEEVTKGKPEKSLTASLRKKGGRNHTGRITMKNRGGGNKRRYRIIDFKRNKDGVMATVAAIEYDPNRTCRLALLEYEDGEKRYILAPRNLSVGTKISSGEGSDILPGNCLALKNIPLGTLVHNIELQPGRGGQMVRSAGGAAQVMAKEGSYVTLRLPSGEMRMVHATCRATVGEVGNAEHENEQFGKAGKKRGMGRKPHVRGVVMSPRDHPHGGGEAKSPIGRRKGPVDRWGNKALGRRTRHNKRTDSFIVRRRHEAKKR from the coding sequence ATGCCAATGCGACGAATGAAACCGACCTCGCCGGGGCGGCGACACATGATCGCCTCCACGTACGAGGAGGTCACGAAAGGTAAGCCAGAGAAGTCGCTGACGGCTTCGCTCCGCAAGAAGGGCGGCCGGAACCACACCGGGCGCATCACGATGAAGAACCGTGGCGGCGGCAACAAGCGGCGCTATAGGATCATCGACTTTAAGCGGAACAAGGACGGCGTCATGGCGACGGTCGCGGCGATCGAGTACGACCCGAACCGCACCTGCCGCCTAGCCCTGCTCGAGTACGAGGACGGCGAAAAGCGCTATATCCTGGCCCCGCGCAACCTCTCGGTGGGCACCAAGATCAGCAGCGGCGAAGGGAGCGACATTCTCCCGGGCAACTGCCTTGCCCTGAAGAACATCCCGCTCGGCACGCTCGTCCACAACATCGAGCTGCAACCCGGTCGGGGCGGCCAGATGGTCCGCTCTGCGGGCGGCGCCGCGCAGGTGATGGCGAAGGAAGGGAGCTATGTCACGCTCCGCCTTCCCAGCGGGGAGATGCGCATGGTGCACGCGACCTGCCGCGCCACGGTCGGCGAGGTGGGCAACGCGGAGCACGAGAACGAACAGTTCGGCAAGGCCGGCAAGAAGCGGGGCATGGGGCGCAAGCCGCACGTCCGCGGCGTCGTGATGAGCCCGCGCGACCACCCCCACGGTGGCGGCGAGGCGAAATCCCCGATCGGACGCCGCAAGGGGCCGGTCGATCGCTGGGGCAACAAGGCGCTTGGACGCCGGACCCGCCATAACAAGCGGACCGACTCGTTCATCGTCCGCCGACGGCACGAGGCCAAGAAGAGGTAA
- a CDS encoding PhoX family phosphatase, translated as MSDSTQRHYDDDPIVRSTGGSGLPFAEIVERRLRRRDVLKGALGTFLTLSGASAFSLPHPVIKSPTGLDFKPIGPSTAPGVVLSPGYRWQPLLRWGDPMFPGQAEPEPGKMDAATQARCFGYNCDFVGFLPLPYGSENSDRGLLGVNHEYANPELMFPIQNEKEVTAEMAAACMEAMGFSVVEVERKDGRWATVVDSPYNARYTATSPMRVSGPAKADPRMRTSAHPDGRWCRGTMQNCAAGKTPWGTVLSGEENFQGQFGHATSYTSEKDRRSAERYGLGKAESSYAWERHIDRLDCRKEPNEAYTFGWIVEIDPYDPDWTPVKRTALGRFRHEAATSHVTKNDRVVMYSGDDARFEYVYKFVCDKPYDRSDREAKRSLLDEGVLYVARFDEDGTGVWLPLVHGKGPLTAENGFDSQADVVIDARIAADLVGATKMDRPEDIEVNPVNEKVYVVCTNNVDRAKEGKPGTDAANPVEGNRHGHIIELVEADGDHAATTFAWELFMVCGDPADDRTFFAGYPKEGLSPISCPDNICFDPRGNLWIATDGMESALKFRDGFFAVPTEGPERGKLRQFMASVVGSEVCGPEFTPDGTTAFLAIQHPGEGSSFSDPSTKWPDGTGVPRPSVIAVQSESGGVIGS; from the coding sequence ATGTCCGATTCAACGCAGCGCCATTACGACGACGACCCGATCGTGCGGTCCACCGGAGGGTCGGGACTTCCCTTCGCCGAGATCGTCGAGCGGCGCTTGCGACGGCGGGACGTGCTGAAGGGCGCGCTCGGGACGTTCTTGACGCTGAGCGGCGCCTCTGCCTTCAGCCTGCCGCACCCGGTGATTAAGAGCCCGACGGGGCTGGACTTCAAGCCGATCGGCCCGAGCACGGCTCCAGGCGTGGTCCTGTCGCCGGGATACCGCTGGCAGCCGCTCCTGCGCTGGGGCGACCCCATGTTCCCTGGCCAGGCTGAGCCCGAGCCGGGCAAGATGGACGCCGCCACCCAAGCGCGGTGCTTCGGCTACAACTGCGACTTCGTCGGGTTCCTGCCGCTTCCCTACGGATCTGAAAACTCGGACCGCGGCCTGCTGGGCGTGAACCACGAGTACGCCAACCCGGAACTGATGTTCCCGATTCAGAACGAGAAGGAGGTCACCGCGGAGATGGCGGCGGCCTGCATGGAAGCGATGGGGTTTTCGGTCGTCGAGGTCGAGCGGAAGGACGGACGGTGGGCCACCGTGGTGGACAGTCCTTACAACGCGCGCTACACGGCCACGTCGCCCATGCGGGTGAGCGGCCCGGCCAAAGCCGACCCGCGGATGCGGACGAGCGCCCACCCAGACGGGCGCTGGTGCCGGGGCACGATGCAAAATTGCGCGGCTGGCAAGACGCCCTGGGGCACGGTGCTGAGCGGCGAGGAGAACTTCCAAGGCCAGTTCGGCCACGCCACGAGCTACACGAGCGAGAAGGACCGCCGCAGCGCTGAGCGGTATGGGCTTGGGAAGGCTGAATCGTCCTACGCCTGGGAAAGGCACATCGACCGGCTGGACTGTCGCAAGGAGCCGAACGAGGCCTATACCTTCGGTTGGATCGTCGAGATCGACCCCTACGACCCGGATTGGACGCCCGTCAAACGGACGGCCTTGGGCCGGTTCCGCCACGAGGCCGCGACCTCGCACGTCACCAAGAACGACCGCGTGGTCATGTACAGTGGGGACGACGCACGGTTCGAGTACGTCTACAAGTTCGTCTGCGACAAGCCCTATGACCGGAGCGACCGAGAGGCGAAACGCAGCCTGCTGGACGAGGGCGTGCTCTACGTCGCCCGGTTCGACGAGGACGGCACCGGCGTGTGGCTGCCCTTGGTCCACGGAAAAGGGCCGCTGACGGCCGAGAACGGGTTCGACAGCCAGGCCGACGTGGTGATCGACGCACGGATCGCCGCCGACCTGGTCGGGGCCACCAAGATGGACCGGCCCGAGGACATCGAGGTGAACCCGGTCAACGAGAAGGTCTACGTCGTCTGTACGAACAACGTGGACCGGGCGAAGGAGGGCAAGCCCGGCACGGACGCCGCGAACCCGGTCGAAGGCAACCGGCACGGTCACATCATCGAGCTCGTCGAGGCCGATGGCGACCATGCGGCCACGACGTTCGCTTGGGAGCTCTTCATGGTGTGCGGCGACCCGGCGGACGACCGGACGTTTTTCGCGGGCTACCCGAAGGAGGGCCTGAGCCCGATCTCCTGCCCGGACAACATCTGCTTCGACCCTCGGGGCAACCTTTGGATCGCGACGGACGGGATGGAGTCTGCGCTGAAGTTCCGCGACGGGTTCTTCGCCGTGCCGACCGAGGGGCCCGAGCGGGGCAAGCTGCGGCAGTTCATGGCGAGCGTGGTGGGCAGCGAGGTCTGCGGCCCCGAGTTCACCCCGGACGGCACGACCGCGTTCCTGGCGATCCAGCACCCCGGAGAAGGCTCGAGCTTTTCGGACCCCTCGACGAAGTGGCCGGACGGCACCGGCGTCCCGCGCCCATCCGTGATCGCGGTCCAGTCAGAGTCGGGCGGCGTGATCGGATCGTAG
- a CDS encoding DUF1905 domain-containing protein: protein MTIGFKGKIIYWRGPAPHYFVVVPDDLSAEIKAVEKLASYGWGCIPVRVRIDETEWSTSLMPKDGLYLVPIRASVRKPKGLDEGHEVELEVEIGLTGPPGE from the coding sequence ATGACGATCGGCTTCAAAGGAAAGATCATCTATTGGAGGGGGCCCGCGCCGCACTACTTTGTCGTTGTGCCGGACGACCTGTCCGCAGAGATCAAGGCGGTCGAAAAGCTCGCCAGCTATGGCTGGGGGTGCATTCCGGTTCGGGTTCGGATCGACGAGACCGAGTGGTCGACTTCGCTCATGCCAAAGGACGGGCTCTACCTTGTCCCGATCCGGGCAAGCGTCCGCAAGCCGAAAGGGCTCGACGAAGGGCATGAGGTCGAGCTCGAAGTCGAGATCGGCTTAACTGGCCCCCCGGGGGAATAG
- the rpsJ gene encoding 30S ribosomal protein S10 encodes MSGMPVVRIRIRAYDHRILDQSAAKITDTAKRTGARVAGPVPLPTRLRRFCVIRGPHIDKESMEHFELRTHNRLIDIHEPTNKTIDALMRLDLSSGVDIEIKTV; translated from the coding sequence ATGAGTGGAATGCCCGTCGTTCGTATCCGCATCCGCGCCTACGACCATCGTATCCTCGACCAGAGCGCTGCGAAGATCACCGACACCGCCAAGCGCACCGGCGCCCGCGTCGCCGGCCCCGTGCCGCTCCCGACCCGGCTTCGCCGCTTCTGCGTCATCCGCGGCCCGCACATCGACAAGGAGTCGATGGAGCACTTCGAGCTGCGCACCCACAACCGCCTGATCGACATCCACGAGCCGACCAACAAGACGATCGACGCCCTCATGCGGCTCGACCTCTCGAGCGGCGTGGATATCGAGATCAAGACGGTCTGA
- a CDS encoding alkaline phosphatase family protein produces the protein MRPTLLLAGALLAGAATAQTSIGIDPPRLVVVVSIDQFRADYLTRFAPLYLPARTGNKVGGFRYLMENGAVFADAHHNHVPTATGPGHATLMTGTGPGSNGIVGNDWYDPATIDWSDLSKTHETYCVQDPSVQAVAGGKPMSPRNLKVTTVGDELKMATNGKSRVVGIAFKDRASILMAGHAADQVVWFDSASGNWTSSTFYCPDKKLPSWAAKMNEERVIDRQLGKAWVPLLPAESYRFSRKAPAEKPAAEGVFRHELGTKPDRAYYSEFTTSGFGNDYIAETVERALNETLLGRAETTDILVINLSTNDYVGHRYGPNSPEVADVSVRTDRMLSRMFNFLNGHVRGGLKNVVIAVTADHGVVPIPEEAHEHFNITSSERQPEKPVVDAVAKALTARYGEGNWALGALPNLYLNRGLMQQKGLDPIEVEKVARDAALAAPGVAAAFTRHQIQSGETPWTRLAELAHNSFFAPLSGDVLVFEAVGTYFGGGTGTGHGSPWVYDTHVPLVLSGKGIKRGWHYDRVYTTALAPTLSLLLGIEYPSGCTGVPLAPALAR, from the coding sequence ATGCGCCCGACATTGCTCCTGGCTGGAGCCCTCCTTGCGGGGGCCGCCACCGCCCAAACCTCGATCGGAATCGACCCGCCCCGCTTAGTCGTGGTAGTCAGCATCGACCAGTTCCGCGCGGACTATCTGACCCGCTTCGCGCCCCTCTACCTTCCCGCCCGAACCGGCAACAAAGTCGGCGGCTTCCGATACCTGATGGAGAATGGCGCCGTTTTCGCGGACGCCCACCACAACCACGTCCCGACCGCTACCGGCCCCGGCCACGCCACGCTGATGACCGGGACAGGGCCAGGCAGCAACGGCATCGTCGGCAACGACTGGTACGACCCCGCCACCATCGACTGGTCCGACCTCTCGAAGACTCACGAGACTTATTGCGTCCAAGACCCCAGCGTCCAGGCGGTCGCCGGAGGCAAGCCGATGAGCCCCCGCAACCTAAAGGTGACGACCGTGGGCGACGAGCTCAAGATGGCCACGAACGGCAAGTCCCGCGTGGTCGGCATCGCCTTCAAGGACCGCGCCTCGATCCTCATGGCGGGCCACGCCGCCGACCAGGTCGTCTGGTTCGACTCGGCCTCCGGCAACTGGACGAGCAGCACCTTCTATTGCCCGGACAAGAAGCTTCCCTCTTGGGCGGCCAAGATGAACGAGGAGCGGGTCATCGACAGGCAACTGGGCAAGGCCTGGGTTCCCCTGCTGCCGGCCGAGAGCTACCGATTCTCCCGCAAGGCCCCGGCCGAGAAACCCGCGGCGGAGGGCGTCTTCCGCCACGAGCTCGGCACCAAGCCGGACCGCGCCTATTACTCCGAGTTCACGACCAGCGGCTTCGGTAACGATTACATCGCGGAGACTGTCGAGCGCGCCCTGAACGAGACCCTCCTGGGCAGGGCGGAGACCACCGACATCCTCGTCATCAACCTCTCGACGAACGACTATGTCGGCCACCGCTACGGCCCTAACAGCCCGGAAGTGGCGGACGTCAGCGTCCGTACGGACCGGATGCTCAGCCGGATGTTCAACTTCTTGAACGGCCACGTCCGCGGGGGCTTGAAGAACGTCGTCATCGCGGTCACGGCCGACCACGGCGTCGTGCCGATCCCCGAAGAGGCCCACGAGCACTTCAACATCACCAGCAGCGAGCGACAGCCCGAAAAGCCTGTGGTGGACGCGGTCGCCAAGGCCCTAACCGCCCGTTACGGCGAAGGCAACTGGGCGTTGGGCGCGCTGCCGAACCTCTACCTGAACCGCGGCCTCATGCAGCAGAAGGGGCTGGATCCGATCGAGGTCGAGAAGGTGGCGCGCGACGCGGCCCTCGCCGCGCCTGGTGTGGCCGCGGCCTTCACGCGGCACCAGATTCAGAGCGGCGAGACTCCCTGGACGCGCCTTGCCGAACTCGCCCACAACTCGTTCTTTGCCCCGCTAAGCGGCGATGTTCTGGTCTTTGAGGCCGTCGGCACCTACTTCGGCGGGGGGACGGGCACGGGCCACGGCTCCCCCTGGGTCTATGACACCCACGTGCCCCTCGTGCTGTCCGGCAAGGGCATCAAGCGGGGCTGGCACTACGACCGCGTCTACACCACGGCCCTCGCGCCGACGCTGAGTCTGTTGCTCGGCATCGAGTACCCGTCTGGCTGCACGGGCGTACCCCTGGCGCCGGCGCTCGCTCGCTGA
- the rplW gene encoding 50S ribosomal protein L23: protein MKDPHEIIVRPHITEKSVNLSYGDEKITDDNLLQRQYTFIVAPSANKIEIKRALESIYNAGKRAKDDLIQVEKVRTITVRGKMRRVGSRAKGKKADFKKAIVTLGKGQRLEDYGV, encoded by the coding sequence GTGAAAGACCCGCACGAAATCATCGTCCGGCCGCACATCACGGAGAAGTCCGTGAACCTGAGCTACGGTGACGAGAAGATCACCGACGACAACCTGCTCCAGCGGCAGTACACGTTCATCGTCGCGCCGAGCGCGAACAAGATCGAGATCAAGCGTGCGCTCGAATCGATCTACAACGCGGGCAAGCGGGCCAAGGACGACCTTATCCAGGTCGAAAAAGTCCGCACCATCACCGTCCGGGGCAAGATGCGCCGCGTGGGCTCGCGCGCCAAAGGGAAGAAGGCCGATTTTAAGAAAGCCATTGTCACGCTTGGCAAAGGCCAACGGTTGGAGGATTACGGAGTCTAA
- the tuf gene encoding elongation factor Tu: MARAKFERTKPHVNIGTIGHVDHGKTTLTAAITGVLSEKGLAQKRGYDEIDSAPEEKARGITINISHQEYETDSRHYAHVDCPGHADFIKNMITGAAQMDGAILVVAGTDGPMQQTREHILLARQVGVPYIVVYINKVDQVDDEELIELVEMEVRELLSAYGFDGDNTPIIKGSARKALDQVEAGSVDFNEKYVKSIMDLMDAVDSYIPTPERENDKPFLMAVEDVFTITGRGTVATGRVERGTLNVNTEVEIVGIRDTRKTVCTGIEMFRKLLDTATAGDNCGLLLRGIDRKDIERGMVICKPGSIKPHTKFDAEVYVLSKEEGGRHTPFTTGYRPQFYFRTTDVTGTLNLPEGVAMVMPGENITMTVELIAPIAMEQGSKFAIREGGRTVGAGAIAKVYE, encoded by the coding sequence ATGGCACGAGCGAAATTCGAAAGGACGAAGCCGCACGTCAACATTGGCACGATCGGCCACGTCGACCACGGCAAGACGACCCTGACCGCCGCTATCACCGGCGTCCTGAGTGAAAAGGGCCTTGCCCAAAAGCGCGGCTACGACGAAATCGACTCGGCGCCTGAGGAGAAGGCCCGCGGCATCACGATTAACATCAGCCACCAGGAGTACGAGACCGACAGCCGGCACTACGCCCACGTCGACTGTCCTGGCCACGCGGACTTCATCAAGAACATGATCACGGGCGCCGCCCAGATGGACGGCGCGATCTTGGTCGTCGCCGGCACTGACGGCCCGATGCAGCAGACCCGCGAGCACATCCTGCTCGCCCGCCAGGTCGGCGTGCCGTACATCGTGGTCTACATCAACAAGGTCGACCAGGTGGACGACGAGGAGCTCATCGAGCTCGTCGAGATGGAAGTCCGCGAGCTTCTCAGCGCCTACGGTTTCGACGGTGACAACACGCCGATCATCAAGGGCTCGGCCCGCAAGGCCCTCGACCAGGTCGAGGCCGGGTCGGTCGACTTCAATGAGAAGTACGTCAAGTCGATCATGGACCTGATGGACGCGGTGGACAGCTACATCCCGACGCCGGAGCGCGAGAACGACAAGCCGTTCCTGATGGCGGTCGAAGACGTCTTCACGATCACCGGCCGCGGTACCGTCGCCACGGGCCGCGTCGAGCGCGGCACCCTGAACGTCAACACCGAAGTCGAGATCGTCGGCATCCGCGACACGCGGAAGACCGTTTGTACCGGCATCGAGATGTTCCGAAAGCTGCTGGACACCGCCACCGCCGGTGACAACTGCGGCCTCCTCCTTCGCGGTATCGACCGCAAGGACATCGAGCGCGGCATGGTCATCTGCAAGCCCGGCTCCATCAAGCCGCACACCAAGTTCGACGCCGAGGTCTACGTCCTCTCGAAGGAAGAAGGCGGCCGGCACACCCCGTTCACCACGGGCTACCGACCCCAGTTCTACTTCCGCACGACGGACGTCACCGGGACGCTCAACCTGCCGGAAGGCGTGGCCATGGTCATGCCGGGCGAGAACATCACGATGACCGTCGAGCTGATCGCCCCGATCGCGATGGAGCAGGGCTCCAAGTTCGCGATCCGCGAAGGTGGCCGCACCGTCGGCGCCGGCGCGATCGCCAAGGTCTACGAGTAA